In Deltaproteobacteria bacterium, the following are encoded in one genomic region:
- a CDS encoding relaxase domain-containing protein: protein MVASIGVIASPSQGVAYFEKDGYYARNDPAHREASAWAGKGAEALGLSGPVDTDVFQGVLEGRVPGGPHLGKRGRDGETRHRPGRDVTLSAPKSVSLMALVGGDERIVAVHDRAVTRTLSWIERNAIETRIQDKASGAMVHADGQKMVAATFRHDASRNLDPQLHTHAVVANMVQGDDSKWRTMVNDGLYRNKMAMGAVYRAELARGLKHLGYGIERTHPDGRFEISGVSREVVEGFSTRRAEIEAAMLARDEGAPMENPKLADRAALMTRAKKRDVDKGELRRSWERQAAEFGFSADAVRAKARRAERERPAPDLFSDRGNEAGDAARWAVEHLSERRAVFAHGDLLAAALAREPGTVTAEAAERVISSLEEGGGLHAATGLAHGRHWTTDAALARESETIALMQAGQGSGKAIMRGWIAATKLHRGRLNEGQKEAVRMILTSSDRVVGVQGYAGTGKTTMLDRLRALLGSRGYRTLGLAPSASAARTLERESGIGSETLQRFLAQHAGIGEGRGTPKGLRGLRASFSKTVLVVDESSLASSEQMRGLLRAATTLRVPRVVLVGDEKQLGAVEAGKPFEQLRRAGMKTAVMDEIL, encoded by the coding sequence ATGGTAGCCTCCATCGGCGTGATTGCCTCGCCGTCACAGGGCGTGGCGTACTTCGAGAAGGACGGCTACTACGCCAGGAACGACCCTGCGCACAGGGAAGCGAGCGCCTGGGCCGGCAAGGGCGCCGAGGCGCTGGGACTCTCGGGTCCGGTGGATACGGACGTCTTCCAGGGCGTGCTCGAAGGCAGGGTGCCGGGCGGGCCGCACCTGGGCAAGCGCGGCCGAGACGGGGAGACCCGCCATCGGCCGGGCCGGGACGTCACCCTTTCGGCGCCGAAGTCGGTGTCTCTCATGGCGCTGGTGGGAGGAGACGAACGGATCGTCGCCGTCCACGACAGGGCCGTCACTCGGACCCTTTCCTGGATCGAGCGGAACGCCATCGAAACCCGGATTCAGGACAAGGCCAGCGGGGCAATGGTCCACGCCGACGGCCAGAAGATGGTGGCCGCAACGTTCCGCCACGACGCCTCCCGCAACCTCGACCCGCAGCTCCACACCCATGCGGTGGTGGCGAACATGGTCCAGGGGGACGATTCCAAATGGAGGACCATGGTCAACGACGGTCTCTACCGGAACAAGATGGCGATGGGCGCGGTCTACCGGGCAGAGCTTGCCCGTGGTCTCAAGCACCTGGGGTACGGGATCGAGAGGACCCACCCGGACGGCAGGTTCGAGATCTCGGGGGTGTCACGGGAAGTAGTGGAGGGGTTCTCGACACGGCGGGCGGAGATCGAAGCCGCGATGCTGGCGCGGGATGAAGGAGCGCCGATGGAGAACCCGAAGCTGGCGGACCGCGCGGCGTTGATGACGCGGGCGAAGAAACGGGACGTGGACAAGGGGGAACTGCGACGCTCATGGGAGCGGCAGGCGGCGGAGTTCGGGTTCTCGGCCGACGCGGTGCGCGCGAAGGCAAGACGAGCGGAGCGGGAACGCCCGGCGCCGGACCTGTTCTCGGACCGGGGCAACGAGGCGGGCGATGCCGCGAGGTGGGCAGTGGAGCACCTCTCCGAGCGCCGGGCGGTGTTCGCCCACGGAGATCTTCTTGCGGCGGCGCTGGCCCGGGAGCCGGGCACCGTGACGGCAGAGGCGGCGGAGCGGGTCATCTCCTCACTCGAAGAGGGCGGCGGCCTCCACGCCGCAACGGGCCTCGCACACGGAAGACACTGGACCACGGACGCGGCACTGGCGCGGGAGTCGGAGACGATCGCGCTCATGCAGGCCGGCCAGGGATCCGGGAAGGCGATCATGCGCGGCTGGATCGCCGCGACGAAACTGCACCGGGGCCGCCTGAACGAGGGACAGAAGGAAGCGGTCAGGATGATCCTTACGTCCAGTGACCGGGTGGTGGGAGTGCAGGGGTACGCCGGGACGGGCAAGACGACGATGCTCGACAGGCTCCGGGCGCTCCTGGGGAGCCGGGGCTACCGGACGCTGGGGCTGGCTCCGTCGGCCTCGGCTGCGCGCACCTTGGAGCGGGAGTCCGGGATCGGGTCGGAGACGCTGCAACGGTTCCTTGCGCAACATGCGGGTATTGGCGAAGGCCGAGGCACGCCGAAGGGACTTCGCGGCCTGCGCGCCTCGTTCTCGAAGACAGTGCTCGTGGTGGACGAGAGCTCGCTCGCTTCAAGCGAACAGATGCGCGGACTGCTCAGGGCAGCGACCACGCTCCGGGTTCCCCGTGTGGTACTGGTGGGAGACGAAAAGCAGTTGGGTGCGGTGGAGGCGGGCAAGCCTTTCGAGCAACTCAGACGGGCCGGGATGAAGACCGCGGTGATGGACGAGATCCTGC